From Coffea arabica cultivar ET-39 chromosome 2e, Coffea Arabica ET-39 HiFi, whole genome shotgun sequence, the proteins below share one genomic window:
- the LOC113732116 gene encoding glutathione transferase GST 23: protein MAEEVKLFRTWSSRYSLRIVWALKLKGIEYETIFEDLTNKSPSLLQYNPIHGKVPVLVHDGKPVCESLVILEYVDDTWKHNPLLPQDPYEKSMARFWANFGDDKLMKSIWQLFIAHEKDQDVAAVAALENLKIVEEQLKGKKFFHGETIGYLDLAFGWIANLVSIIEEIMSLKLVDGERFPHLSSWIQNFMDAPVIRDCWPPRDKMIIKYQVGREKHLAAATPK from the exons ATGGCAGAAGAAGTGAAGCTTTTCAGGACATGGTCCAGCCGATATTCTTTGAGGATTGTCTGGGCACTGAAGCTTAAAGGGATAGAGTATGAGACCATCTTTGAGGATCTTACCAACAAGAGCCCTTCACTTCTCCAGTATAATCCTATTCATGGAAAGGTGCCCGTGCTCGTGCACGATGGTAAACCAGTCTGTGAATCTCTTGTGATTCTCGAGTACGTTGACGACACATGGAAGCATAATCCTCTCCTACCTCAAGATCCTTATGAGAAATCCATGGCACGCTTCTGGGCGAATTTTGGAGATGATAAG CTCATGAAATCAATATGGCAACTTTTCATTGCACATGAGAAAGATCAAGATGTAGCAGCAGTTGCAGCACTGGAGAATCTAAAAATTGTTGAAGAGcaactaaaaggaaagaaattcttTCACGGAGAGACAATTGGGTACCTTGATCTCGCATTTGGTTGGATCGCTAACTTAGTTAGCATTATTGAAGAAATAATGAGTCTAAAGTTGGTAGATGGAGAGAGATTCCCTCACTTGTCATCCTGGATCCAAAATTTCATGGATGCTCCAGTTATCAGAGACTGCTGGCCACCTCGAGACAAAATGATCATCAAGTACCAAGTTGGGCGCGAGAAGCATCTTGCAGCAGCAACACCCAAGTGA
- the LOC113732115 gene encoding pentatricopeptide repeat-containing protein At3g03580-like yields the protein MNTRKLCSLSAGSRDFFYTSLSNALSSVTNQRNLRRIHSLIITLGLHNSVLFSGKLISKYSQFKDPLASLSIFGQSSHKKNVYLWNTIIRAMTHNGLYSTALDFYTQMRELRIVPDNYTLPSVINSCANLLDFETAKLVHDHVLEVGFGSDLYICNALIDMYSRLNNLDRARNVFDGMSKRDLITWNSLISGYSSNGYWDEALEFFYKLRMVGLLPDCFTVSSVLPACSGLMEVVEGQLIHGLVEKIGVMRDVIVSNGLLSMYFKFDKLVDCEKVFNKMDVRDTVTWNTMICGFFNSSLYDESIRLFFQMVHDFEPDTITLSSVLQACGHVRDLKSGRSVHDYMVKNRYTGDITANNLLINTYTKCGELLASREVFDSMKSRDLVSWNSMIIGYAENEFYEEAIELFNMMKMELEPDSITYVILLTLCTQSTNRYFATQLHCTLLKQGFDSIITVGNSLIDMYAKVGELDNSLEQFENMEARDVVTWNTIIAACGHCEDCSLGLRMISRMRNKGITFEVPTLLSTLTLCSFLGAKRQAKELHGCIFRLGFESDVSIGNAVIEMYSKSGILWYSMRVFKLMKTKDVISWTALISAYGMYGEGMKALKIFQKMKKVGIVPDHVVFVAILFACSHSGLVQEGWDCFYQMKNDYSIEPRKEHYACMVDLLSRSGLLAEAEDFILSMPQKPDASIWGALLSACRSSGDIKIAERVSKRLLELNSDDPGYHVLASNVYAALGKWDKVKMMRKSLRARGLKKQPGFSWLEIQNRVYIFGTGHRFFEQYKEVHDFLVVLSDLMAKEGYVADLRFALHDVEDDEKVEMLCGHSERLAIAFGVLNTEPGSPLQIMKNLRVCGDCHTATKYISKILQRVILVRDANRFHLFKDGTCSCGDHW from the coding sequence ATGAACACCAGGAAGTTGTGTAGCTTAAGCGCAGGAAGCCGAGACTTCTTTTACACTTCACTATCAAATGCATTGTCCTCCGTTACAAACCAAAGAAACCTCCGCAGAATCCATTCTTTGATAATTACATTAGGCCTGCACAATTCTGTACTGTTCTCAGGAAAACTCATTTCCAAATACTCCCAATTTAAAGACCCACTTGCTTCATTGTCGATTTTTGGACAAAGTTCGCATAAAAAGAATGTTTATTTGTGGAATACAATCATTAGAGCCATGACCCATAATGGATTATACTCTACAGCACTAGATTTTTACACCCAGATGCGGGAATTAAGGATTGTGCCTGATAATTATACCCTTCCGTCGGTTATTAATTCGTGTGCGAATTTGTTGGATTTTGAGACGGCAAAACTTGTTCATGATCATGTTTTAGAGGTGGGTTTTGGTTCAGATTTGTATATATGCAATGCTTTGATAGATATGTATTCGCGGCTGAATAACTTGGATAGAGCAAGGAATGTGTTTGATGGAATGTCTAAAAGAGATTTGATTACCTGGAATAGTTTGATTTCTGGGTATAGTTCAAATGGGTATTGGGATGAAGCATTGGAATTCTTTTACAAGTTGAGAATGGTTGGTTTGCTACCGGATTGCTTTACTGTGTCGAGTGTTTTACCAGCATGTAGTGGCTTAATGGAGGTTGTGGAGGGTCAACTAATTCATGGTTTAGTGGAGAAGATTGGTGTTATGAGAGACGTCATTGTGAGTAATGGTCTGCTTTCTATGTACTTCAAATTCGATAAGTTAGTCGATTGTGAAAAAGTTTTTAATAAGATGGATGTTAGAGATACAGTCACTTGGAATACTATGATCTGTGGGTTCTTTAATTCTTCCTTGTACGACGAATCAATCAGGTTGTTTTTTCAAATGGTGCATGATTTTGAACCTGATACAATAACACTTTCATCTGTTTTGCAAGCTTGTGGTCATGTCAGGGACTTGAAGTCCGGAAGATCAGTGCATGACTACATGGTGAAAAATAGATACACAGGTGACATAACAGCTAACAATCTCCTAATAAACACGTATACGAAGTGTGGTGAATTATTGGCTTCAAGGGAAGTTTTTGACAGTATGAAAAGCAGAGATTTAGTGTCTTGGAACTCTATGATTATTGGTTATGCTGAAAATGAATTTTATGAGGAAGCAATAGAGCTGTTTAACATGATGAAGATGGAATTGGAGCCTGATTCCATCACTTATGTGATTCTTTTAACGTTGTGTACACAATCTACTAACAGATATTTTGCGACACAGCTACATTGCACTCTCTTAAAGCAAGGATTTGATTCCATCATAACTGTGGGTAACTCACTCATAGATATGTATGCCAAAGTTGGAGAACTGGACAATTCTTTGGAACAATTTGAGAACATGGAAGCTCGGGATGTAGTGACATGGAATACTATTATAGCTGCTTGTGGTCATTGTGAAGACTGTAGTTTAGGTTTAAGAATGATCAGTAGGATGCGGAATAAAGGAATTACTTTTGAGGTACCTACCCTGTTGAGCACCTTAACGCTGTGTTCCTTTCTAGGTGCCAAACGTCAAGCAAAAGAGTTGCATGGCTGCATTTTCAGGCTTGGTTTTGAGTCAGATGTTTCAATTGGGAATGCAGTGATTGAAATGTACTCCAAAAGTGGAATTTTGTGGTACTCCATGAGAGTTTTTAAGCTCATGAAAACAAAGGATGTCATATCGTGGACTGCACTGATCTCTGCATATGGAATGTACGGTGAAGGAATGAAAGCTCTAAAAATTTTTCAGAAGATGAAGAAAGTTGGTATTGTTCCTGATCATGTTGTGTTTGTTGCCATATTGTTTGCATGTAGCCATTCTGGTTTGGTGCAAGAAGGATGGGATTGCTTTTACCAAATGAAGAATGACTATAGTATTGAGCCAAGGAAAGAACATTATGCATGCATGGTTGATCTTCTATCTCGATCTGGCCTGTTAGCTGAAGCAGAGGATTTCATCCTTTCGATGCCACAAAAACCAGATGCAAGTATATGGGGAGCTCTGCTTAGTGCTTGCCGATCCAGTGGAGATATTAAGATTGCTGAACGTGTGTCAAAACGTCTACTTGAATTAAATTCAGATGATCCAGGATATCATGTTTTAGCATCAAATGTTTATGCTGCCTTAGGGAAGTGGGATAAAGTGAAAATGATGAGAAAATCCTTGAGAGCAAGAGGTCTGAAAAAGCAACCTGGATTTAGTTGGTTGGAGATTCAAAATAGGGTTTATATTTTTGGCACCGGACACAGGTTCTTTGAACAGTACAAAGAGGTGCATGATTTCCTTGTTGTCCTTTCAGATCTAATGGCCAAGGAAGGTTATGTGGCTGATCTAAGATTTGCCTTGCATGATGTTGAAGATGATGAAAAGGTTGAAATGCTTTGTGGGCATAGTGAAAGGCTTGCCATTGCATTTGGTGTGTTGAATACAGAACCAGGTTCCCCTTTGCAAATAATGAAGAACCTACGTGTTTGTGGAGATTGCCATACTGCAACCAAATATATATCGAAGATCTTGCAACGAGTAATTTTAGTCAGAGATGCAAATAGGTTTCATTTATTCAAGGATGGAACTTGTAGCTGTGGAGATCATTGGTGA